The following nucleotide sequence is from Pristiophorus japonicus isolate sPriJap1 chromosome 12, sPriJap1.hap1, whole genome shotgun sequence.
taatactTCTTTTGATTGCCCCTCCAATCATCCATCACCTCTGTCCTTGTTGATAGGCTCCCACTCCCTCCAGCTGTCCCAACGCCTCGAActtaaaattttcatcctcatgtttaaattgtTTTATGGCCTCACACCTTTtcatctctaaccccctccagctccacaacccaccTCTGACTATTTCTACAATTCCCActcccttcatcccaccattgaTGATCATGTCTTCAGCCGCCTAGGTCACAGGCTCTAAAAATCCCTACTTAAGCTCCTCCGTctcccctctcctcttttaagacccttcATAAAGCCCAAACTTTGACCAACCTTCTTGAGCTTGATGCCCTTACTGCAAGTACTGTTGAAATCAGgcattttattttttctccagtCCCTTCCTACCTTAAAAATAGTAATTTTTCTTGTCCATTACTTTTTACTTGGAAGAGATAGTCCCGATTCCCCACTAGACCAATGGCTAAAGGCACTGAGTCATGTAGCACTAAGTTAGAGAGACCAGAAGTTCCAATTTGATTCTCAGAGTGCTATTCAATGATCTCACTTGGGGATTCACTTTGGGCATTATAATTGGGTTCCGCACCCCTAGGCTGAGGAGGGGAAAACGTCAGTTAAGATTCTTGCTCCAGATTGCTTTCTAGGGTTGGATAGTGCATATGCGGACATTGCATGAGAAGTTCCACTGTGATGCTCTTCAGGGTCAAACTGCAAGTTAAAAGTCAAGCTCACAAAAGAATAATGATTACTTTGGTAAAGACTGCTCGTGTCTAAAGAGTCAGACTCGAACAAGTGTCAccccatttgggggggggggggaaataaatgaactaaattaaaaaaaataatagcaCCTGTTGTATACAATATTCCAGCATTTATTAAAATACAAAAAAATAAGTTGATTTTCTTCCTATTTTATCCACTCACTCCTGAAGGTGTGGGCTCTGTTGGGGGTTAAGGTTCTACATGGGCCAGGCATCCTCCAGGAACCCACTCAAATGCCCATTATTCATGCGTCAGCCTTGTAGGGAATGTCACAGCAAATCCTGATTCTGTTCTTATTTGATGCCCACAAATGTGCACTTCTAGCAGAAATTTCTGGATAATGATCAGGGATAGAATTATGATGGTTAGACCCTACAAGTGTGGAAATCAATTGAGCATCCACAGTACAGCCCAGCTAAGATCACTTGATTCAATACACACTAGGTATCATACCTAGGAATTTTCTGGTCACTTTGGCTTGCTACTTCATTGGATAAATATTAATTGAGACAATTTTCTTTGTCTTTAAACCACAGCTCTGCCATGAGCACTGGCTACAGCCTGTACTTTACAAGGTTTCGTCACTTAGACCATTAAATTGCACCATAGGATATAATCATATGAACACTTAATGCATTAGTTTGAAATTCCTCTTTTGCAGTGGAGTCACTAATTCATTTAAAATAATGCTGCCACTAAAATTTCAGACTAATGAATTAAGTGGTATTCCACTGCATAATTTCAGAGGCTTCATTTCAATTCACAAGATAGTACAGAGGTACTAATATCAAAACATTTACTTGCACAAGGGAGAAATAAGCAAAATATGAAGCTTATCCCACCAAAAGGAAAACCTTTAGAATGTGTAATTCAGAAGAAATTGAATCTTGCTCACACCATATCCTCTAGATATTTTGTAAACTTAAACTAACCATAAACGTGTTCACAGATCAGACAACTTAAATGAGTAACGATCTTGGTTCCACAAATAATGTAGTCAACCAAAAAAATATATATGCAGAGATAGATATTGCACTTGAAGATGAAGATGATGTCCCTTGTAAGCTGCGCGGGTGAATCTGTGAAGGTACCGCGTAGGCCGCTCATAAGCTGCCCCGTTGAAGATACTGCGCGGACGTTGTCTGCGCATTTAAATAAACAGGCCACGAACCCACGGTGATATTTAGAGGGAGCATTGCTTGAAAGTAAATTTaggaataaaataaaataaaaatccaAAGCGCTACTGATCAATCAACAGCTGTATCTACCAGCACAGTCAAACAAAGTGTGATTCTATTTCTTGGATAATGTAATCAGTGAATGCCAAACATAATTATTGTACTGTTCAATCTGTGAGAAAAATAATAAATTAAACTCTGTAAAGTTTAATAAAATATAGCCACTAATACTGTAAAAAACCCAGGTACTTTCCAACTACATTAGCATAAGAACAAGTATATTAGCGAGTTAAACTGCATGACAAAATCTCATCCACATATGTCATTCATTGAAAACATTCATGTAATTAACAAATCTCCAAAAAGGTAGAAAAATACTTTGAATTTGAAGTCTTTGAGGTTTAGTAGGATGCAAAAATCTGATGCACAACCGATACCAGAATTATGCAGACGTCTTTACAGTTTTACCAGTGCTACAGAGCAGATTTATGAAAATTCTAGTCATTCACTGTTGGGGGAAATATGCATAGAGACAAGCAGCTGGAAAGCAGATTACTGAATGCACCAAATCACTTAACAACATTTCAATTCTCATGAAGTATCTTATACTGATAAACTAAATCAAATTAATAAAACTTACGCAATTGGGCAGTTCGTACTTTCCCAGCATCTGTGCTGCAAGGTTGGATTAGAGGAGCAAAGGAGACAGCCAAGATTTTCTCAGTTTCCCAAGTATTCAATCCTGTACGCATTATTTTAGTAAGCTGCATTAAAGAATTCCGAGAAATATTAAGTTGCAAGTAGGAATAACAAAGATTTTTAAAGGGAATTTTCAAAATGTGACATAATCCCAATTATTAAAATGAAAAATTTATACATATATGGAATAATTTTACAAAATGTTGCTAATGGTTGGAATATCAGGGGCGAGCACAGGCCAAATTCCAGGTAAGTGCTACTGGCAGACAAAACACAATTTCAAAAAACTATTCTAATGTACAAACATTTGATGCAGGGGCATTGAACTACATTTTTAAAAAGCTTAAAAAATATTTGACTGTAATTACAAAATATGTATTTGTACAAGAACACAATGTAACAGATCCTGCAGAGATGTGGTACCTCAGTGACTATAATGTCATGTGTCAAAATGGAATCACTGAAAAGTAACAGCACCGTAttatgtcccaatgtgcttcaaaACAAAAAAGTTACTTTTGAAATGCAATGTTGCGGTTTACATTTAGGCAATTTGCGTACAGAAAGATGCCACACAAGAAATGAAATGAATGATTCGTTCTTGTTTTATGTGACAACTATGAAAATCAGTCATGAAAGAAATAACAGCACGGAGATCATAAATAATAAAAACATTTACTAGCAAAGGGAACCGAATTGATTTTTCCAGCATATTCTACAGATAATTCTTAATAGTATTTTGGAGCCTGTTCCCTGGAGTATTCCTTTAATAAACACTGTATACCCATCAGATTCCAGAACAAAAATTGTTGGCCAACTGTTTCAAGTCATCAGTTTCTCAGTAATTACTTGTTTATTATGGAGAGCTTGCATGGAGGCAAATTGTTTACTGCAAGTGAAGTTATTTGACTTTAGATTTGTATGCTGTGAGTGCATCAAAACTCAAGTTTCGTGTCACCTGATCAACATTTCTTGATTTACCCAAGGGATAATTTTACAAAATTGTGCTCCTTGTGTGGAACTTGAGTTCTGGGAGTATGTACTGGAAATTCACACACACGCCCCCAAAAGACAGGataggaagttgggtgatcagcagtttagtggaaaaGGGATTAAAAAAGCTGGAGGTAGGTCTCATGGACAAAATGAATTCggagaaagcaggagaggagatAGGAGACTAGTGCGTTCAGaacaaggacagggagacgtttggcttggtgggcaaggggaagGAGTGGGTGTGCAGAGGCATTCACTTttagtgacaaagaaatccatgagctcttcCCTATTGCTGTTGAAGGTGAGGGTAGAGGAGGCAGAAGAGAAGAGTTTAACGAGATGATTCGTTGTAAAGAAAAAAAGCCGGGGGATATCGTTGCATTCCAGGATCACTGAGTAGTGAGCAGTTTTGTTAGAAGATAGCTAGGCCCAAGTGCTGCCGATGGATGGCGAAACCAGTCATGTGCCAGTTAAATTCAAATCTGCACTCCTTGAACTTGTGGGAGTGAAAATGGAGCCATACCAGGGGGAACAATCTGGGTGAGAGAGTAAGAGCACTAAAGGCAGATAGGAGGGAGTGGGTGATTGAGCAGATTGATAACTGGAGGATagagggccaaaggctagacaattgggagtttgaaagtgcagtttTAAGTGACTGGGGTGGGGAAAAGAGTTTTTCCCAGGAGCAAATGCAAAAGAAAGTGGGATTGGAAGAAATTattgcataggatatacaacacagaaacaggccattcagtccaaccagtccatgccagcgtttatgctccactcgggcctcctcccatctttcctcatctaaatctatcagcataaccctctattcctttctccctcaaatgcttgtctagcctccccttaaatgcatctatactattcgcttcaaccactccctgtagtagcaggttccacattctcaccactttgggtaaagaattttcttctgaattccctattggatttcttggtgactatcttatattgatggcctctagttatgcttttccccacaagtggaaacattctctctgtatccactctatcaaaacctttcataattttaaaaacctctattaggtcacccctcagccttcttttttcaaagaaaagagacacagcctgttcatcctttactgttatgtataccctcacatttctggtatcatccttgtaaatcttctctgcaccctctccagtgcctctatatccttattaTAATAGCAACCAGaactacacagtactccaagtgtggtctaaccaaggttcaatacaggtttagcataaatgGGGGATGTGAGGGGTGAGGAATACAAAGAAGTGATCAGAGATAGCTTTGTCTGTGGTTGAGTCGATGAGTGTAGAGGTCACATAGATGGCATGGTTGAATGATGATTTATACTGCAAATGCTGAAGGCTAAATAAAGTTAGTTTTCTGGAATTAAACTGACCTTCTCTTCCAATGGCATGACAAGGATTCCACCGACTTTAATCAGATTTCTCATGAACTCTTCGTGGTCTTTCTGAACTCCTGCCCCACAGTAGACTCGGTCGTACTGACGACTATCTGAAGCAATCTCCAGACAGTTACCCACCACGAAGGATGGTTCGCAGAATTCAAACCTAAATTTATAAAATCATATTGCAAGTGTGAAAAACTCTTAGTTCACTTGACCACTATAATAAATGAATGTTTCTCGGATTGACAAGATGCAGCTTGTCATGTGCCCCTGGGATATGTGTTGGGACCTCTTTGACCTCCATACAAACTGATTTGCACACGAGTACAGCTGATCTATGATCAAAAGGATACCAAAGTATGGCGAAGAAGCGAGCACAGCAAATGGCAAGTAAGAATGTAAGCGACCACAGGAGAACATGTACAAGTTAAAGAGAGTGAGCAGATGTACAGGAAACAAAATTCAGTGAAAATAGATGGAAAGAGGTACATTTTGGGAAAAAGAGATTACAAATATTTCTGAAATGGCAAAATTCTGAATGAGAAGAACAGAGCTCTAGGGGTGTACATAAACATATCTTTAAAAAGCAGGATTGCAGGTGAAGGAGGTAAAATAAGATTTTAAGTTTTATTTAGGAGGCTGTGAATACAAAAAGCAAACATTTGAAAAAATATGTACATAGACATGTTTCGGCACAGTTCTGCGTAAACTATTATAGAAAGATACTGAAACCATTGAAAAAGTTGGTTCACTGGATGACGCGAGGATGGTGTTAATTGTACTCAAGTGATGTATGGGAATTAAGTGTGGGATTTAATTGGGGACGCTCTTGCTCTCATATATAAGTGGGAGTAGGCTGGGGTAGGGTGGTGAGATTATCTAAGGGATGCATAGTATCCAATGTGTGACTATGTGAATAAAGGTGTGTAAGCAACTAAAGACTAGTACTCTAGCCTTCACCACTTGGCTATCCCGCTTTTACAGATGGGATGAAAAAGTTATAAGAGATCTTCAAAACAAGTGCTATGCTCATAAAATAGAGAAGACCAAGAGTAGACATAATAGAAGTATTCCGAATTATAAAAGGTTTGAGTAAGAAAATAATGTAAGATTTTCATTGGTTGGTGAATCAATAACAAGGGCCATAAATTTTGAATGAATACTAGaagtaatacaacaacaacttgtatttatatagtgcctttaacgtaataaaacgtcccaaggcacttcacaggagtattatgacaacaaatttgacaccgagctacgcaAGGAGAATTTAGGGTGGGTGGCCAAacacctggtcaaagaggtaggttttaaggagcatcctgaaggaggagaggtggagagtgtaagacagggaattacagagcttggggcctagacaacagaagacacagccaccaatggttaagcgattatattcagggatgttcaagagtgcataattagaggagcacaaatatctcagggggttgtggggctgaaggagattacagagatagggagggacaggactatggagggatttgaaaataaggatgagaattttgaaaccaaggcattgcttaactgggacccaaagtaggtgagcgagcacaggggtgatgggtgagcaggactaggTGCGTGTTTGGACACAGATAGCCGAGTTTTCGATCACCTaaagtttaggtagggtagaatgttggaggccagccaggagagcattggaatagtggaaataggcggtcttcattCTGTGCCGaaaggatatgtggtcgaaagctcagttcagggtcaaatatgacactatggttgcgaacagtgtggttcagcctcggttagaagttggggagagggctggagtcagtggctagggaatggaatttgtggcggggaccaaaaataatggcttcagtcctcccaatatttaattgaagaaaatttctactcatccagaactggatgtcagacaacagtctgataatttagagatagtggagggatcgagagaagtgatagtgagttagagctggatgtcatcagcggacACATGGAAAAGGATAGATTAGAAGAATTTGTTTCAAGCAAAAGGCTATTAGTAGAATATGGAATATATCACAAGTGATTAATGAAGCCAAATTAATCACATTGCTCAAGAAGGTCTGGAGGTAGCACTTGAAGAAAAACAGTGTAAGGAAAGAAGAAAACAGTCGGTAAACTTCTCCATTATGGAGCTAGCAGTAGCATGGGCACAATggttaaaatggcctccttctgatttATATAATTTTATaaagtttttcttttaaaaatgattAAACTTCCCAGATCGACTAGAGGATAAACCCACCATCTGGTGCAACAGGTTTAATTAgctgtctgtgctgagttagcccaTTTCAGGATAGCAACTGGAGTAATAGAATTGATCTCAGTGCTCTTGGGCCAGTAAGGGGGGAAATTAAAATAAAAAGATTGATTGCTTTGCAGTGATCCTGCTGGAAAATGTTCATGTGGACATTAGGTGAAGACATGATTGATGCCTTTCATGATGGAATAACTTGCTAAAATTGATTAAGTTCACACATGAAGGTTCACACATAGGTACTACAACATGGCTGGCCTCTGTAGAATCACTACAGAAAGTGTTACTGCATTTAAGGGAGATAGGGAGAAAATAGCAATTTAAAGTTAAATGTTTCAGTTCAATTTACATTTAGATCCACACATTTTAAATATTCCTGATACATACAGCACAAatgttgaattaaaaaaaaacatgaaaatatTAGATGTTTCAATATGCTACAGGTCATACTATTTTTCTGAAATCAATTCAGGAGTATAAAGTGATTACAGTTTTGTCAAGAATGTGCAACTAACAAAGTTGAGAAAATGTTTGGCTTAAAAAAACATCTTCAGCAATTAGGTGTATGTTCACCATTTTGATTCAGTTCTACAAACCTCCAACACCTTATTTATATTAGCAAACAAGAGCAATTTACTGAATTAATTAGGTCCCCATTTATCACTTATCAATGTGACAAATATGGACACATTTATTGTTTCATTTCCCTGGTGCTTACaaaagggagaaaaaaaacacTATTTTTTAAATAGTCTGCAGGGAATTCCTTGATTTCAATCTAGGAATATTGTGGCTTGGGTAATTATATCTATGAAAGCATAAAATGAAATACTGAGAATACTGGATTCAGGTTTGCTTGTTCTCTAAATGACCATTATAAAAAAGTAAACTATTTTGGAGCATATTAATTGCTGGCACTGAAAAGTTAAGAGTTTATATAATGAGTCATAAAAAACAAGGTATGCAATAGTCCAATGGCCACCAAAACAATTTGTGCCAAGATACAAGCACTATATAGATTAGGTGCAAAAATTAGATTTGTATTTATTTCCCATGGGAAATATACAAGGAGCTGGCAGGAGGACATGGAGGGGTATCTTGTGCAAGCATAGGTAATTTTTAAAACAGTGGGctggaaattgtggtcggaggcttcccgcatgcGAATGCCTCCGAACCGCAAGTAAACGCCACACCTACTTGGTGCCTTCGAAGACTGcactcctgggcctgcaggcatacgcctgcataaaggcccacgtatcccaggagagCATGCGGTTCGCAaatgtccctgggatcatgtgggcaagcccaaccaatcacaaagggaattcccattatgcttatggagattctaaTTACATATGGAATAAGAacataacacaagaattaggagccggaataggccattcggcacccgagactgctccaccattcactaagattatGGCTGACCTACCTCAACACtttactgcactatccccatatcccttaatattcaaaaatctagcgatttctatcttgaatatactccacgactgagcttccacagtccatagggtagagaatttcaaagtttcaccaccctccgagtgaagaattgtctcctcatctcagtcttaaatggctgaccccttattctgagactgtgactctggCTCTAGAtttcccagctaggggaaacatcctccctgcatctaccccaccaagccctgtaagaattttggatgtttcaatgagatcacctctcattcattaaACTCTAGAGTAAATATAGGCCtcgcctactcaatctctcctcatagaacaatcccccccatcccaggaatcaatctggtgaacctttgttgcactccctctatggcaagtatatccttccttagttaaggagaccaaaactgtacacaatactccaggtgtggtctcaccatggccctatacaattgcagtaagacatctttactcttatatgtaaatcctcttgtaataaaggttaacataccatttgctgtctcaattgcttgctgtacctgcatgttaactttcaggtgattcctgtacaaggacatccacgtccctctgatcaccaacatttcccaatctctcaccgttaaaaaaatactctgcttttctatttttcctaccaaagtggataacttcacatttctccacatatattccatttaccatgttcttgcccaagcACTTATCCTGTCTACATCCCCTTgatgtctctttgcatcctcctcacaacttacattcccacctagctttctatcatcggcaaatttggatatattacatttggtcccctcattcaaatcattgatatagattatgaatagctgaaGTCCAAGCACTGATGTTTGCGGTACCTcattagttacagcttgccaaaccgaaaatgacccatttattccttctctttttctgtccattaaccaatcctcatgctagtatattacccccaatccatgaGCCCTAATGttatttaataatctcttgtgtggcactttattgaatgccttctgaaaatccaaatataccacattcactggtccccccttatctattctagtagttataacctcaaaaaactctaacagatttgtcaaacatgatttccccttcataaatttgtGTTGTCTCTGCCAATCATGTTATTTTCTAAGTACCTTGTTGCCATATCCTtagtaatagattccagcattttccctactattgatattAGACTAACTAGTCTGCGGAattcccataagcataataggaatactctttaaaaaaaaaacactttcacaacactgaaataaaaataaatcacatggtcaaaatgaattaaaatacaatttaattaaacatttaaaacaaaaaattaaattttttgaaaaataaatgcaaacatttttcctggggccaaaaataacctaaactaattttaaagatttttgtatggctaaatcattttttttaaattattttaatatttatttaaacccttctTTAAATCCTTACGTTGGTAAAAGGGTAACAGATCTCAAGTTCCAGCTTTTCACTCATTCGCATCGTatgtggaaacccggaacttgcggtgcACTTATAACATAGGCCCCGGAAAATGCTGGCCAACATATAATTTCAATATGGTGTGGACTAGCCAGCCTGTATTCTGCATGTGTGAAATTTTAATTGCTTCAGACCAAGCAACTTTAGATTCGATATAGGCTTGCCTGGTTTGGAAAGGGTTCTGCTTTCTCCCTCAGCATCCACTCAATTAGAAACATTTAGCTCGAGGTCTAAAGTACTCACTTATCAAAGCTGTCACTTGTCTTGATGAAGTTCTCAAGCTTTTGGTTGGCATATTCCACAACATCAACATGTAGCTCAATTCCATGATTTACTCCAAAGGGGCCTGCAGGAAGAGGCTTAATAGTTAATGAAAGTAACTGTAATCAATAGAGGAAATCCAATCTACATTTAAATTTAATACAGTTTTATTTGCTAAAATCGAAAGTACTTAATGTTATTCTTTCTACTGTCAAATTGGCTCAAAATGCATTtaaaatgcattttctttacaagaTATAGGTTATATTCAAATAAGACTACGAGCACTAAACATAATAAGCTACAAAATACAGTGTACACATGTATTGTATGGATAGAACAATTTTTGTGACAAGTTTTAGAAGAAAAATCACAATTTTAACACAATTGCAACAGGAGTGTATTATTGCAATGAGGATGCGCTTAACAGCCATAATACAATAAAAGTAGAATTTATTACAACACATAAATACATCAGATGCAATATATTCAACCATCCAAGGTAAGAATGTGACAACTATGCTTATTGAGTGAAATTGAGTATTGATAATGGAAAGGGTATTGTCACAGAAAAAAAATGAAACCTTGATGTTGTGTAAATTGATTTCCCCCAACCTGCTGCAAACTATCAATTACAACATTCAGAAGCCCATGACATTATAATTTTCTTGTTTAATCCAACAGCCATCGATAGTATTTTGGTCAGATAGTAAGCAAAAATTCAAGTGGCACAAGGATAACAGTAATGAAAGATTTAGCTCTAAGTTAAATATTAGTTTTATGCCAATTCAAATCATCACCACCTCTGAATGTTGCAAAATACCCAAGTCATGTGCTACTCAAGACTTACAGTCCCAACTTTGGCAATATAGAATTATATCTGGAAAGAGTGAAGTACAagaacaacaagttgcatttatatagcacctttaatgtagtaaaatgttccaaggcgcgtcacaggaacattagcaaacaagatttgacacagagctacataaggagatattaggattggtgaccaaaaacttgatcaaagatgTAAGGAACTTCTTATAGgaaaagagtgagtgagagagagagagagagagagagagagagaggtggaggggtttagggatttagggaaagaattccagagcttagggcccaagcagctaagacacagccaccaatggtggagcgattaaaattggagaaGGGCAACAGTCTAGCATTAGAGAAGCatagagatctcgaagggttgtatggctggaggaagttacagggatagggaggggggaggccatggagagatttgaaaataatgataattttaaaatcaggtcagtgatgggtgaatgtgacttggtgtgagttatgatACAGGCaacaagttttggatgagctcaagtttaaggaTGGTAGAAAAGCATCTGCTCGTGTGTAACTGATTAATCTGGTAACTAAAACTGCTCAGTGAGATCATTAGTTCCCCTTATATGTAATACTGTCTTGTAACAAACTACAGTATGTGTTTTCTTCATACTATATGTAGCTTTCAAGATATGTCACTGTACTTAGCGGAAACCTTAAACAAACTGTAACTGTCTTAACATATTGGCTCACCTAAAATTAAGCCAACCATTGTACTCAAATAGCCAGTGCCACTTCCAAGGTTCAAAAAGGACAATCCTGGCTGTAGGTCCAGTGCTTCCATTACCTCAGAGTAAATGCAGGGTGCAGACAAATGGATATTACCATTTTTCCAAGCCAAGTCTTTATAGGCATTATCTTTGTAAATTTCCAAGTAATAATCAGCACGATCTATGGCTCGGAAAGCTTGCTCTACCACCTCGGTTCGGATGTAGTGTGCTTCTTTCAAATTGTCGATTAAATCATCATTGTCTTCACCAGCACTCACAGCACCTCCCATCTTTCTCAATTGTTAGAACTGCGCATTAAAGTTAAGAAATTGTGAGATACTATACAGGACAAAGAAGACAGCATCTCATTGTTATTCAATGATATGATGTTAAATGAACGTTGAGTAATACATTTCTAaaagtaaattttttttttttttacttaaaaa
It contains:
- the LOC139277056 gene encoding protein-L-isoaspartate O-methyltransferase domain-containing protein 2-like — encoded protein: MGGAVSAGEDNDDLIDNLKEAHYIRTEVVEQAFRAIDRADYYLEIYKDNAYKDLAWKNGNIHLSAPCIYSEVMEALDLQPGLSFLNLGSGTGYLSTMVGLILGPFGVNHGIELHVDVVEYANQKLENFIKTSDSFDKFEFCEPSFVVGNCLEIASDSRQYDRVYCGAGVQKDHEEFMRNLIKVGGILVMPLEEKLTKIMRTGLNTWETEKILAVSFAPLIQPCSTDAGKVRTAQLPSVSVGSLQDLTRICIRRTLKNTINQDKSNGGVPPKVPSRFKRRRIRRRRLDAIVLVDKQVFASRIPNPFENNNNNGEDMEDVRRDDDEKEYSDFKSESPLNLLREKILSLPLPEPLKLYLLYYRDK